One Gemmatimonadales bacterium DNA segment encodes these proteins:
- a CDS encoding HDIG domain-containing protein: MTRADAIALMHEYTPSDALRKHMYAVEAAMRALARRHGENEETWGLTGLLHDFDYERFPNPDHSPTEGHPAEGSRILAERGYPEELRRAILGHASYLGVMRDTLMARALFSVDELCGFLVACALVRPSRSLSDLEVSSVKKKLKDKAFARGVNREEVRQGAEELGVPLEEHIQFVLEALRPVERDLGLGSAA, translated from the coding sequence ATGACCCGCGCCGACGCCATCGCCCTGATGCACGAATACACCCCCTCGGATGCGCTTCGCAAGCACATGTACGCCGTCGAGGCTGCCATGCGCGCCCTCGCCCGCAGGCACGGCGAGAACGAGGAGACGTGGGGGCTCACCGGTCTCCTTCACGACTTCGACTACGAGCGCTTCCCGAATCCCGATCACAGCCCGACGGAGGGCCATCCCGCCGAGGGGTCGCGGATCCTGGCCGAGAGAGGGTACCCGGAGGAGCTGCGACGCGCGATCCTGGGTCATGCATCCTATTTGGGTGTGATGCGCGACACTCTCATGGCCAGGGCGCTGTTCTCGGTGGACGAGCTGTGCGGCTTCCTGGTGGCGTGCGCGTTGGTGAGGCCGAGCCGGAGCCTGTCGGACCTGGAGGTCAGCTCGGTGAAGAAGAAGCTCAAGGACAAGGCCTTCGCCCGGGGAGTGAACCGGGAGGAAGTGAGGCAGGGAGCCGAGGAGCTGGGGGTCCCGCTGGAAGAGCACATCCAGTTCGTTCTCGAGGCGCTCCGGCCGGTGGAGCGGGACCTGGGCCTCGGCTCGGCAGCCTGA
- a CDS encoding sigma-70 family RNA polymerase sigma factor codes for MRNTTSEADAALATRAAAGDREAFGELVTRFQAAVRRVTRAVTGDAHDADDAAQDAFLSALDRIETYDPRRPFGPWLMRIAANAAIDLLRRRTVRRADALNDTISSPGISPAAAAGAAELKERIATAMAALPERQRIAVTLFDLEGYPHAEIAQVLGVPEGTARSDVFHGRRALRKALGMYDPATEEDA; via the coding sequence CTGCGTAATACAACCAGTGAAGCAGACGCCGCGCTCGCGACGCGGGCGGCCGCCGGCGACCGGGAGGCGTTCGGGGAGCTGGTGACGCGGTTCCAGGCGGCGGTCCGGCGGGTGACCCGTGCGGTGACGGGTGACGCGCACGACGCCGACGACGCCGCCCAAGACGCGTTCCTGTCGGCGCTGGACCGGATAGAGACGTACGATCCGCGCCGCCCGTTCGGTCCGTGGCTGATGCGGATCGCCGCGAACGCCGCCATCGACCTGTTGCGGCGGCGAACGGTGCGCCGGGCCGACGCGCTCAACGACACGATATCGTCGCCGGGAATCTCGCCCGCGGCGGCGGCGGGGGCGGCTGAGCTGAAGGAGCGTATTGCGACCGCGATGGCGGCGCTGCCCGAGCGGCAGCGGATCGCCGTGACCCTGTTCGATCTGGAAGGGTATCCGCACGCCGAGATCGCGCAGGTCCTGGGCGTGCCGGAAGGCACCGCGCGATCGGACGTATTCCACGGACGGCGCGCACTCAGGAAGGCGCTGGGGATGTACGACCCGGCGACGGAGGAGGACGCATGA